One genomic segment of Paenibacillus durus includes these proteins:
- a CDS encoding flagellar brake protein, producing the protein MYPKINDQLFIQVPSSDASEAEVEYRSRIAELEDEAFLIEIPMQESSGRLKKLHIGDELSVYFMGEGGIKNYFYTHVLGFKEDVIRMVRVHKPAKDEILKIQRRSFLRVSAELELAVRTAAGIRFLVRTEDIGGGGTSFWTDVSTPLEVGDRLECWLLIPYRNGLNEHAYFEAEVVRMKELDTGRSVAMLKFVNILDGERQKIIRFCFERQFDFRNR; encoded by the coding sequence TTGTATCCCAAAATTAACGACCAACTGTTCATCCAGGTACCATCCAGCGACGCTTCCGAAGCGGAAGTCGAATACCGGTCCAGAATAGCTGAACTGGAAGACGAGGCCTTTCTGATAGAAATTCCGATGCAGGAAAGCAGCGGACGGCTTAAGAAACTGCATATCGGGGATGAGCTGTCGGTTTATTTTATGGGCGAGGGCGGAATCAAAAATTATTTTTATACGCATGTGCTCGGTTTCAAGGAAGACGTCATCCGAATGGTGCGTGTACATAAGCCGGCGAAGGATGAGATTCTGAAGATACAAAGACGAAGCTTCCTGCGTGTCAGCGCAGAGCTGGAGCTGGCTGTCAGAACAGCGGCGGGTATCCGCTTTCTGGTTCGAACCGAAGATATCGGCGGCGGCGGAACTTCGTTCTGGACGGACGTAAGCACTCCGCTTGAAGTCGGTGATCGGCTGGAGTGCTGGCTTCTTATCCCTTACCGTAACGGATTGAACGAACATGCTTACTTTGAAGCCGAGGTAGTACGGATGAAAGAGCTCGATACCGGGCGGAGTGTGGCCATGCTAAAGTTCGTAAACATCTTGGATGGCGAGCGTCAGAAAATTATCCGCTTTTGCTTCGAGCGGCAGTTTGATTTCCGCAACCGTTAA